One Cololabis saira isolate AMF1-May2022 chromosome 18, fColSai1.1, whole genome shotgun sequence genomic region harbors:
- the sod2 gene encoding superoxide dismutase [Mn], mitochondrial, with protein MLCRVAHIRSCASSLGQTISQVAASRQKHTLPDLTYDYGALEPHICAEIMQLHHSKHHATYVNNLNVTEEKYQEALAKGDVTAQVSLQGALKFNGGGHINHTIFWTNLSPNGGGEPQGELMEAIKRDFGTFQKMKEKMSAATVAVQGSGWGWLGYEKESGRLRIAACANQDPLQGTTGLIPLLGIDVWEHAYYLQYKNVRPDYVKAMWNVINWENVSERLQTAKK; from the exons ATGCTTTGCAGAGTTGCACACATTCGCAG CTGCGCCTCCAGTCTCGGTCAAACCATCAGCCAGGTTGCTGCATCCAGGCAGAAGCACACGCTTCCCGACCTGACCTACGACTATGGCGCCCTGGAGCCCCACATCTGTGCAGAGATAATGCAGCTGCACCACAGCAAGCATCATGCCACATATGTCAACAACCTCAATGTTACAGAAGAGAAATACCAAGAGGCTCTTGCTAAAG GAGATGTGACTGCACAGGTTTCTCTCCAGGGTGCTCTGAAGTTTAATGGGGGAGGCCACATTAACCACACCATTTTCTGGACAAACCTCTCGCCAAACGGTGGAGGTGAACCACAAG GGGAGCTGATGGAGGCCATCAAGCGAGACTTTGGCACCTTCCAGAAGATGAAAGAGAAGATGTCTGCTGCCACGGTGGCAGTGCAGGGATCAGGCTGGGGTTGGCTAGGTTACGAAAAGGAGAGTGGAAGACTTCGCATAGCTGCTTGTGCTAATCAGGATCCACTGCAGGGGACGACAG GTCTGATCCCGCTTCTTGGCATTGACGTATGGGAGCATGCTTACTATCTTCAGTACAAGAATGTGCGGCCTGACTATGTGAAGGCTATGTGGAATGTAATCAACTGGGAGAACGTGAGCGAGCGTCTTCAGACAGCCAAAAAGTAG